The following proteins come from a genomic window of Sinorhizobium fredii NGR234:
- a CDS encoding HpcH/HpaI aldolase family protein, which produces MERTLTFKERTRARELTVGTWIKTPSRIVTEVLSGSAMDVLCLDAEHAPFDRMDLDGAILSARAQDMPVLVRVQAPFPTEILNALDLGATGVVIPHVYDAAKTRELVSSCLYAPGGRGYAGSSRAAGYTRVKMADHIMASNKMTTIIAQLEDAEVLSTLDELMAIEEIDCFFIGRADLAVGLGASSAVAPEVIDASTMICETAAKRGKAVGMFVPDLAEIPRWNQLGVSLYLLESDQAFLINGASRLKHAVYQASGL; this is translated from the coding sequence ATGGAACGAACCCTGACCTTCAAAGAGCGCACGCGCGCTCGCGAACTCACCGTCGGAACGTGGATCAAGACCCCGTCGAGAATCGTCACCGAGGTCCTCTCCGGATCGGCTATGGATGTCCTTTGCCTGGATGCCGAGCACGCACCATTCGACCGAATGGACTTGGACGGAGCAATATTGTCGGCGCGGGCACAGGACATGCCGGTCTTGGTTCGGGTTCAGGCCCCATTTCCAACGGAGATATTAAATGCACTGGACCTCGGTGCCACCGGCGTCGTGATCCCCCATGTTTATGATGCCGCGAAGACGCGGGAGCTCGTGTCTTCCTGCCTCTACGCGCCCGGAGGCCGCGGTTACGCCGGGTCAAGCCGCGCGGCCGGGTACACTCGCGTCAAAATGGCCGATCACATAATGGCCTCGAATAAGATGACAACAATCATAGCGCAGCTGGAAGATGCAGAGGTCCTTTCGACGCTTGACGAACTTATGGCAATCGAGGAAATCGACTGCTTCTTCATCGGCCGCGCCGACCTGGCCGTAGGCCTCGGCGCCTCCTCGGCTGTTGCTCCAGAGGTAATTGATGCCTCGACAATGATCTGTGAGACCGCAGCAAAGCGTGGGAAGGCGGTCGGCATGTTTGTACCGGACCTAGCTGAGATCCCACGGTGGAATCAACTAGGAGTTAGCCTTTACTTGTTAGAATCCGATCAAGCTTTCCTCATTAACGGCGCGTCCCGTCTCAAGCACGCGGTATATCAGGCGAGTGGCCTCTAA
- the iolG gene encoding inositol 2-dehydrogenase — MAQYEVVIIGSGRIADVHAISVTRNPRMHLAGFVDPFDGAYFGEKWSIPGFQTLAAAIDTCKPDALVIASPTETHVSYVLEACRFGLPTLCEKPVAFSREPILEAISAVASSNIPVILGFHRRFDAYRQEVHARVRAGDVGKVEHILQFSRDPRLAARSAVLHQGNIVADMVVHDLDELNWFMGSLPERAYAQLDRNADPTLAEIGDFDTANIILSWEGGAVAHVSATRRAAHAFEQRLEVFGGEGRIICEDPRISPVIFDSAKDTRISRRFEHFWDRYRPAYQAEIDHLADILARGEAPLCTLEDGLRAYDLVQIVLSSVQAVTESK, encoded by the coding sequence ATGGCACAATACGAGGTTGTTATCATCGGGTCCGGCCGAATAGCCGATGTTCATGCGATATCCGTCACTCGAAATCCGAGAATGCACCTCGCAGGTTTCGTGGATCCATTTGATGGAGCCTATTTCGGCGAGAAATGGTCCATTCCAGGATTTCAGACGCTCGCTGCGGCCATTGATACGTGCAAGCCGGACGCGCTTGTGATCGCCTCTCCGACCGAAACCCATGTGTCCTACGTGCTGGAGGCCTGCCGTTTTGGCTTGCCAACTCTTTGCGAAAAGCCCGTCGCCTTCTCGCGAGAGCCAATCCTGGAGGCGATCTCGGCTGTCGCAAGCAGCAACATCCCCGTAATTCTGGGCTTTCATCGGCGATTCGACGCCTACCGGCAAGAAGTTCACGCGCGCGTTCGGGCAGGGGATGTCGGGAAGGTCGAGCATATCCTGCAATTCAGTCGAGATCCCCGTCTTGCCGCTCGCTCGGCGGTCCTTCACCAGGGCAACATTGTTGCTGATATGGTGGTCCACGACCTCGACGAATTGAACTGGTTTATGGGCAGTCTTCCCGAGCGCGCTTACGCTCAACTGGACCGTAATGCCGACCCGACCCTCGCGGAGATCGGCGACTTCGATACCGCCAACATCATACTCTCGTGGGAGGGCGGGGCGGTAGCCCACGTGTCGGCAACGCGGCGCGCGGCACACGCGTTCGAACAGCGTCTAGAGGTCTTTGGCGGGGAGGGCCGGATTATCTGCGAAGATCCGCGTATCAGCCCTGTGATTTTTGACAGCGCAAAAGATACGCGTATTTCGCGCCGGTTCGAGCACTTCTGGGATCGCTATCGGCCAGCATACCAAGCCGAGATCGACCATCTCGCCGACATTCTCGCGAGAGGGGAGGCACCCCTCTGCACATTAGAGGATGGGCTGCGGGCGTACGATCTCGTCCAGATCGTTCTCTCCTCGGTTCAGGCCGTGACAGAGAGCAAATAA
- a CDS encoding SDR family NAD(P)-dependent oxidoreductase gives MEACFHGGRRKQAMQRFANKVALVTGASTGIGLETIKRIREEGGTVFAAHRRGKIDIEGVASISLDVTDEGNWTRAISKVVSAAGRLDILINNAGVRESGSVEETSLEQWRRLIDTNLTSIFLGCRAAVPAIRQAGGGAIVNVGSITGIRGTENMVAYSASKSGITSMTSSLALDLASDNIRVNAVCPAAIRTRMVTNWLNSSQDTDAAEAAVLAKHPIGRIGRPDEVASVIAFLASDDSSFMTGMSIPVDGGRSIR, from the coding sequence TTGGAGGCGTGCTTCCATGGAGGAAGGCGAAAGCAAGCTATGCAACGATTTGCAAATAAAGTCGCGCTGGTTACCGGCGCCTCGACGGGCATTGGCCTGGAAACGATCAAGCGGATTCGCGAAGAAGGCGGTACGGTTTTTGCTGCGCACAGACGCGGGAAGATCGATATCGAGGGGGTCGCCTCCATCAGCCTCGACGTAACGGACGAAGGAAATTGGACGCGGGCCATCTCGAAGGTCGTCTCAGCAGCCGGTCGCCTCGACATCTTGATCAACAATGCCGGGGTTCGCGAAAGTGGCTCCGTCGAAGAGACAAGCCTGGAGCAGTGGCGCCGGCTCATCGACACAAACCTTACGAGCATCTTTCTAGGATGCCGGGCGGCCGTTCCGGCAATCCGGCAAGCCGGCGGTGGGGCGATCGTCAATGTGGGGTCCATCACCGGCATCCGGGGCACAGAAAACATGGTCGCCTACAGCGCGTCCAAGAGCGGCATCACTTCTATGACCTCGTCGCTCGCCCTAGATCTCGCGTCCGACAACATACGGGTGAACGCTGTTTGCCCCGCAGCGATCCGGACGCGGATGGTCACGAACTGGTTGAATTCTTCGCAGGACACCGATGCGGCCGAAGCCGCCGTCCTCGCAAAGCACCCGATCGGTCGCATTGGTCGGCCGGACGAGGTCGCAAGCGTTATCGCCTTCCTGGCAAGTGATGATTCTTCGTTCATGACGGGGATGTCCATCCCGGTCGATGGCGGCAGAAGCATTCGCTGA
- the speB gene encoding agmatinase codes for MASNSYETGRLNLPFVGICTFGKNPYQPDWDAIDADVAILGAPFDCGTQWRAGTRFGPRAIREASTLFSFGHRGAYDHEDDITYLPSGEVSIVDIGDADIVHTDTMKSHANIEFGVRKILAAGALPVVLGGDHSVNIPCVNAFDEDCARKGPIHIVQIDAHLDFVDERHGVRYGHGNPMRRAAEKPYVSGLSQLGIRNVSSTAKEGYEDARKMGSDILSVRQIRVLGTDAVVERVPAGARYYVTIDIDGFDPSIAPGTGTPSHGGFIYYEVLEILAALAKRGTVVGIDLVEVAPDYDHTGGTSILAAQVLMNLIGRVMHAKAKQR; via the coding sequence ATGGCCAGCAATTCATATGAAACCGGACGTTTGAACCTGCCATTCGTCGGCATCTGCACCTTCGGAAAAAATCCCTACCAGCCGGATTGGGACGCGATCGACGCCGACGTCGCGATCCTCGGCGCTCCCTTCGACTGTGGCACGCAATGGCGGGCCGGCACCCGCTTCGGGCCGCGCGCGATCCGCGAGGCCTCGACCCTGTTCTCCTTCGGCCACCGCGGCGCCTACGATCACGAGGACGATATCACGTATCTGCCGAGCGGCGAGGTCTCGATCGTCGATATCGGCGATGCCGACATCGTCCACACCGACACGATGAAGAGCCACGCGAATATCGAATTCGGCGTGCGCAAGATCCTCGCTGCCGGCGCGCTGCCGGTGGTGCTCGGCGGCGACCACTCCGTCAACATCCCCTGCGTCAATGCCTTCGACGAGGACTGCGCCAGGAAAGGCCCGATCCATATCGTGCAGATCGACGCCCATCTCGATTTCGTCGACGAGCGGCACGGCGTGCGCTACGGCCACGGCAACCCGATGCGACGCGCGGCGGAAAAGCCCTATGTCAGCGGCCTGTCGCAGCTCGGCATCCGCAACGTCTCCTCGACGGCGAAGGAAGGCTATGAGGACGCGCGCAAAATGGGCTCTGACATCCTTTCGGTGCGCCAGATCCGGGTGTTGGGCACCGACGCCGTGGTGGAGCGGGTGCCGGCCGGCGCGCGCTACTACGTCACCATCGACATCGACGGCTTCGACCCGTCGATCGCGCCGGGCACCGGCACGCCGTCGCACGGCGGCTTCATCTATTACGAGGTGCTGGAGATCCTGGCGGCGCTGGCCAAGCGCGGCACGGTGGTCGGCATCGATTTGGTCGAAGTAGCCCCGGATTACGACCATACCGGCGGCACCTCCATCCTGGCGGCGCAGGTGCTGATGAACCTGATCGGCCGCGTCATGCATGCCAAGGCAAAACAACGCTGA
- a CDS encoding Gfo/Idh/MocA family protein — protein MEKIRFGIVGSGYMAKLHSLALRNIGAYLWPKLPRIEMVRMADIVPEAAKEGAERWGWQSHTSDWKEVTRADDIDVVIIITPNDSHADIAIDAFSHGKHVFCEKPLSNTVAEAERMTEAARASGKVNLVNFSYRTWPGIELARQLIREGELGEVLHFEGHFFQDYAADPALPFSWRFDKPVSGGGAFGDIGSHIMDIASALMGPVESITAKTRRLYEKRPVNGPDAKQVTVDDLTASLVQFSNGALGSVHASWAAAGHKSDLSFSVTGTKGALSFSWERNNELHFFSAADPQRVGGFRRIMLGGIHPEADPFWYAQGQGLGYGEAFVVTARRAIEAVIDANPNAAPNFAQALHINRVIAGAFQAAEEDRWVKIEKTSAFD, from the coding sequence ATGGAAAAAATTCGCTTTGGTATCGTCGGCTCCGGCTATATGGCCAAACTGCACAGCTTAGCGCTGCGAAATATCGGCGCCTACCTCTGGCCGAAGCTGCCCCGCATCGAGATGGTCCGCATGGCGGATATCGTGCCGGAGGCAGCGAAGGAAGGGGCGGAGCGCTGGGGTTGGCAAAGCCATACGAGTGACTGGAAAGAGGTGACCCGGGCAGACGACATCGATGTCGTTATCATCATCACGCCCAACGATAGTCACGCAGACATCGCCATCGACGCGTTCTCTCATGGCAAGCATGTCTTCTGCGAGAAGCCGCTGTCAAACACCGTGGCCGAGGCCGAGCGCATGACGGAAGCCGCCCGCGCATCCGGAAAGGTGAACCTCGTCAATTTCTCCTATCGCACTTGGCCGGGAATTGAACTTGCGCGGCAGCTCATCCGCGAGGGCGAGCTCGGCGAGGTCCTCCATTTTGAGGGGCACTTCTTCCAGGATTACGCAGCCGATCCTGCGCTTCCTTTCTCCTGGCGGTTTGACAAGCCGGTTTCCGGGGGTGGCGCTTTCGGCGATATCGGCTCCCATATCATGGACATCGCATCCGCTTTGATGGGTCCCGTCGAGTCTATCACCGCCAAGACGCGCCGCCTGTACGAAAAGCGCCCGGTCAACGGGCCGGATGCAAAGCAGGTCACTGTCGACGACCTGACCGCTTCGCTGGTGCAGTTCTCGAACGGCGCTCTTGGTTCGGTTCATGCGTCATGGGCAGCCGCTGGCCACAAATCCGATCTCAGCTTCTCGGTGACGGGCACCAAGGGCGCGCTCTCCTTCAGCTGGGAACGCAACAACGAATTGCACTTCTTCAGCGCCGCTGACCCGCAGCGCGTCGGCGGTTTCCGCCGGATCATGCTCGGCGGCATCCATCCTGAGGCGGACCCGTTCTGGTACGCGCAGGGCCAGGGGCTCGGATATGGCGAAGCCTTCGTCGTCACCGCCCGCCGCGCGATTGAGGCGGTCATCGATGCGAACCCCAACGCCGCGCCGAACTTCGCGCAGGCCCTACACATCAATCGCGTCATCGCCGGTGCTTTCCAGGCCGCGGAAGAGGACCGCTGGGTCAAGATCGAGAAAACCTCGGCGTTCGACTGA
- a CDS encoding phosphoglycerate dehydrogenase: protein MARVFISWPGYSPRDEDTGARLIAAGHELVLRPKRGNRTADELATLLEDCDAAIVSTDPFTREVLAGDRNLKVIARVGVGTDSIDHDAAKEFGVGISVTPGMNAETVADQTLAMILGLMRRVVTQDQAVKAGRWDRVGEATPTELYRKTVGLIGAGIIGKAVIRRLLGFGVRVLYFDAMVEKVHGAERCGSLDQLLGSSDIVSLHAPLLADTRELMNAARIALMPKGSYLINTSRGGLVQQPAVFAALRSGHLAGAALDVFEVEPPGAEALADVPNLIASAHIGGISTESIARMTRSATTSVLSVLNGEIPDTVINPDALRERLAGA, encoded by the coding sequence ATGGCAAGGGTATTTATAAGCTGGCCGGGATATAGCCCCCGCGACGAGGACACTGGCGCCCGACTGATCGCAGCCGGCCACGAACTGGTGTTGAGGCCCAAGAGGGGCAACCGTACCGCGGATGAACTGGCGACGCTGCTCGAGGATTGCGACGCGGCAATCGTTTCCACTGATCCTTTCACCCGCGAGGTTTTGGCGGGTGACAGAAACCTCAAGGTGATCGCGCGTGTCGGGGTCGGTACAGACTCCATCGACCATGATGCAGCGAAGGAATTCGGCGTCGGGATTTCGGTTACGCCCGGCATGAATGCCGAAACGGTCGCAGATCAGACGCTCGCAATGATCCTTGGCCTGATGCGCAGGGTCGTCACCCAAGACCAAGCCGTCAAGGCGGGTCGATGGGACAGGGTAGGAGAGGCGACGCCGACCGAGCTTTACCGCAAGACCGTCGGCCTGATCGGTGCCGGCATCATCGGCAAGGCCGTCATTCGGCGTCTTCTCGGTTTCGGGGTGCGCGTGCTCTACTTCGATGCGATGGTAGAGAAAGTCCACGGGGCGGAACGCTGTGGCTCTCTAGATCAACTGCTGGGCAGCTCCGATATCGTCTCGTTGCACGCTCCGCTGCTTGCCGATACACGCGAGCTGATGAACGCCGCGCGTATCGCTCTCATGCCGAAGGGGTCCTACCTGATCAATACGTCGCGCGGTGGCCTTGTCCAACAGCCCGCAGTGTTTGCCGCCCTTCGCTCCGGCCACCTCGCCGGTGCGGCTCTCGACGTCTTCGAAGTCGAGCCGCCCGGTGCGGAGGCATTGGCGGACGTACCCAACCTCATTGCGTCGGCCCATATCGGCGGTATCAGCACGGAGTCGATTGCGAGGATGACGCGATCCGCAACGACATCCGTGCTCAGTGTCCTGAATGGAGAAATTCCCGACACGGTGATCAATCCCGATGCGCTGCGCGAACGTCTCGCCGGAGCTTGA
- the iolD gene encoding 3D-(3,5/4)-trihydroxycyclohexane-1,2-dione acylhydrolase (decyclizing): protein MSSTIRLTAAQATIKYLQKQYSVFDGKRERLIGGIFGIFGHGNVASISQAIEEYGEELPYYQPKNEQAMVHAAMGYAKMKNRRATLACTASIGPGSTNMITGAATATVNRIPVLLFASDTFAHRRTGNVLQQLEHPVDGDLTVNDCFRPISRFFDRISRPEQILTALPEAMRVLTDPADTGAVTISFPQDVEGEAYDYPVEFFRERNWVIRRRDPSQDDVNEAIAALSQAHAPLIIAGGGVRYSAAERALRDFANQFGIPVAETHAGKGVSLDTPLCLGGMGVTGTGAAGRIAERADVVVAIGTRLQDFQTGSRSAFHAPNVTFVSINTNSYDAHKLRGVPVVGDARLSIERIAAGLREAGYSTASTYRDEIKSRQREWKEAYRNDIAVPPGGELNQGTIVRIVNESTRAGDVVIAAAGTPPGEIHKAWDNSNGSKAFLEFGFSTMGHEIPAAIGARLANRSDEEIFVIIGDGTYLMGPTEIVTAVQENAKITVVVIENYGYQCIRDLQENSTGIDNLGNEFRARDNDVLRPNGSYLEVDYAANARSMGAAVLSASDEEQFKDALAKARDVRGPTVIVVKAEKRGRSIGSGVWWDVGASEVTNTKSVSDATTKFRAGERNQRYLG from the coding sequence ATGTCCAGCACGATCAGACTGACGGCGGCCCAGGCCACCATCAAATATCTCCAGAAGCAATATTCGGTATTCGATGGCAAACGGGAACGACTTATCGGCGGCATCTTCGGCATCTTCGGGCACGGCAATGTCGCTTCGATCAGTCAGGCGATCGAGGAATATGGCGAGGAACTGCCCTACTACCAGCCGAAGAATGAGCAGGCGATGGTCCACGCCGCAATGGGCTACGCCAAGATGAAGAACCGACGCGCGACGCTGGCATGCACCGCCTCCATCGGTCCGGGCTCGACGAACATGATCACGGGCGCGGCGACCGCGACCGTCAACCGGATTCCGGTTCTGCTGTTTGCGTCGGATACCTTTGCCCATCGCCGCACGGGCAACGTACTGCAGCAACTTGAACATCCCGTCGACGGCGACCTGACCGTCAACGATTGCTTCCGACCGATCAGCCGCTTCTTCGACCGCATCTCGCGCCCCGAGCAGATCCTGACCGCCCTGCCCGAAGCGATGCGCGTCCTGACGGATCCCGCCGACACCGGCGCGGTCACCATCTCATTCCCTCAAGATGTCGAAGGCGAAGCCTACGATTATCCCGTCGAATTCTTCCGCGAGCGGAACTGGGTCATCCGCCGCCGCGACCCCTCGCAGGACGACGTGAACGAAGCCATCGCCGCCCTTTCTCAAGCCCACGCGCCTCTAATCATCGCAGGTGGTGGTGTCCGCTATTCCGCGGCCGAGCGCGCTCTCCGCGACTTCGCCAATCAATTCGGGATTCCTGTGGCCGAGACGCATGCCGGCAAAGGCGTGAGCCTTGACACGCCACTGTGCCTCGGCGGCATGGGCGTCACCGGAACCGGCGCGGCCGGCCGAATTGCAGAACGGGCCGATGTCGTCGTGGCGATCGGCACCCGCCTCCAGGATTTCCAGACAGGTTCGCGCTCGGCGTTCCACGCCCCCAACGTCACCTTCGTCTCGATCAACACGAACAGCTACGATGCGCACAAGCTTCGCGGCGTGCCGGTCGTCGGCGATGCCCGGCTGTCCATCGAACGCATTGCCGCTGGCCTCCGCGAGGCGGGGTATTCGACTGCCAGCACCTATCGAGACGAAATCAAATCGCGGCAGCGCGAGTGGAAGGAAGCCTACCGGAACGACATCGCCGTGCCGCCTGGCGGAGAACTGAACCAGGGCACCATCGTGCGCATCGTCAACGAGTCGACGCGTGCCGGCGACGTTGTGATTGCCGCCGCCGGCACGCCGCCTGGCGAAATTCACAAGGCATGGGACAATTCCAACGGCTCGAAGGCGTTTTTGGAGTTCGGCTTCTCCACGATGGGCCACGAAATCCCGGCTGCTATCGGTGCACGATTGGCAAATCGCAGCGACGAGGAGATTTTCGTCATTATCGGCGATGGCACCTATCTGATGGGCCCGACCGAGATCGTCACGGCCGTGCAGGAGAATGCCAAGATTACCGTGGTCGTCATCGAAAACTACGGCTACCAGTGTATTCGCGATCTGCAGGAAAACTCGACCGGTATCGACAATCTGGGCAACGAGTTTCGCGCCCGCGATAACGATGTCCTGCGCCCGAACGGCAGCTACCTTGAAGTTGACTATGCCGCAAACGCAAGATCCATGGGCGCCGCGGTTCTTTCCGCCTCCGACGAAGAGCAGTTCAAGGACGCGCTGGCGAAGGCACGCGACGTTCGAGGTCCGACCGTAATAGTCGTCAAGGCGGAAAAGCGCGGCCGGTCCATCGGCTCTGGGGTCTGGTGGGATGTTGGCGCTTCCGAGGTGACGAACACAAAATCCGTTTCGGACGCGACCACCAAGTTCCGTGCTGGCGAACGCAACCAGCGTTATCTCGGCTGA
- a CDS encoding Gfo/Idh/MocA family protein yields MTGRNTVGVGMIGHAFMGKTHSIGYRDVAVIAPLDVPRPRLKAIYGRDTARLEEARERYGWERAVSDWKEIIDDPDIQLVDNVGPNSIHVEPIIAAALAGKHVYCEKPLAPDATQSFEMWKVAREAGVKHMCAFNYRFFPALQLARQMIQEGELGDIYHFRSNFLVSSSLSENRVKSWRDDKTLAGSGVLGDLGSHHIDISRFLLSSDPVRATAVTGIAVGKAGDQQRIETDDLFAALLTYENGALGVLEASRVAGGNMVTSRIEVDGSRGSIRFSMQNLNELEYAGTDKIWRRINVLRDGDPYQKNWLPPGHPLGWVDTFSHEAMHMLAAIGGLGEIAPIGATFRDGYYCAEVVDAIVRSAAEGATANVTYRNL; encoded by the coding sequence ATGACGGGACGAAACACAGTCGGGGTTGGCATGATCGGTCATGCCTTCATGGGGAAGACCCATTCCATTGGTTATCGGGATGTCGCCGTGATCGCGCCGCTTGACGTGCCCCGGCCGCGCTTGAAAGCGATCTATGGACGGGACACCGCTCGGCTTGAGGAGGCGCGGGAACGTTACGGATGGGAACGGGCTGTCTCCGACTGGAAGGAAATCATCGACGACCCAGATATCCAGCTGGTCGATAACGTCGGTCCGAACTCCATCCACGTCGAACCCATCATAGCGGCAGCACTTGCGGGAAAGCACGTCTATTGCGAAAAGCCGCTGGCGCCCGATGCGACTCAGTCCTTCGAAATGTGGAAGGTCGCACGCGAGGCCGGTGTGAAGCACATGTGTGCTTTCAACTATCGCTTCTTCCCCGCCCTGCAACTGGCCCGCCAGATGATCCAGGAAGGGGAACTCGGCGATATCTATCATTTCCGCTCGAACTTCCTCGTCTCCTCCTCTCTTTCCGAAAACCGGGTGAAGAGCTGGCGCGATGACAAGACGCTCGCCGGTTCAGGTGTGTTGGGCGATCTTGGTTCGCACCATATCGATATCTCGCGCTTCCTTCTGTCTTCCGACCCTGTTCGGGCGACAGCAGTAACCGGGATCGCGGTCGGCAAGGCAGGTGACCAACAGCGCATCGAGACCGACGATCTTTTCGCCGCCCTCCTGACCTACGAGAACGGCGCACTCGGCGTGCTCGAAGCGTCGCGTGTCGCCGGTGGCAACATGGTGACAAGCCGGATCGAGGTCGATGGGTCGCGCGGCTCGATCCGTTTTTCGATGCAGAATCTTAATGAGCTGGAATACGCCGGCACGGACAAGATCTGGCGGCGGATCAATGTGCTGCGAGACGGAGATCCCTATCAGAAGAACTGGCTGCCACCTGGGCATCCATTGGGGTGGGTCGACACCTTCAGCCACGAAGCCATGCATATGCTTGCCGCAATCGGCGGACTAGGGGAGATCGCGCCGATCGGCGCCACATTCCGCGACGGATATTATTGCGCGGAAGTCGTCGACGCCATCGTTCGTTCCGCCGCGGAAGGTGCGACCGCCAACGTCACCTATCGCAATCTGTGA
- a CDS encoding LysR family transcriptional regulator, protein MINKVRHRVLKLSLGDAELRLLRVFASVVQQGGFSAAQSALGMTQATISTHMRHLEERLGLRLCSRGRSGFQLTDEGRLVYDAALELFGSLEKFQSRIGEAQGELTGNLSFGTVDAMITNRDLDLQGALAAFRATAPRVHLEIDVAAPQVLHQGLLNGSYQIVLMPSVGSVAPHFRSHPVFSEVQKLYCAQGHPLYSRPDAELTDKLFEEQSFAGRTYMLNETICGVNFSWAAATPHMEGTLLLLLSGAYIGFLPDHYADEWVRTGRLRMLAPERMAFEDMFHIAYPRNKPSRAAETLALAITKSARKPH, encoded by the coding sequence ATGATCAACAAGGTCCGCCACCGCGTCCTAAAGCTCTCTCTCGGCGATGCAGAGCTTCGGCTGTTGCGCGTCTTCGCCTCTGTGGTACAGCAGGGCGGCTTTTCCGCTGCCCAATCGGCGCTCGGCATGACGCAGGCGACGATCTCCACTCATATGCGCCATCTGGAGGAGCGGCTGGGCCTGCGCCTGTGCAGCCGCGGGCGCAGCGGCTTCCAGCTTACCGACGAGGGCCGGCTCGTCTATGACGCAGCGCTCGAACTGTTCGGGTCCTTGGAAAAATTCCAGAGTCGCATTGGCGAGGCGCAGGGCGAACTGACCGGCAATCTCAGCTTCGGCACCGTCGACGCCATGATCACCAATCGCGACCTCGACCTGCAGGGCGCGCTTGCCGCCTTTCGGGCCACGGCACCGCGCGTGCATCTGGAAATCGATGTCGCGGCGCCACAGGTGCTGCATCAGGGCCTGCTGAACGGCTCCTACCAGATTGTGCTGATGCCCTCGGTCGGCAGTGTCGCGCCGCATTTCCGCAGCCACCCGGTCTTCTCCGAAGTACAGAAACTCTACTGCGCGCAGGGGCACCCGCTCTACTCCCGGCCAGATGCGGAACTCACTGACAAACTTTTCGAAGAGCAATCCTTCGCCGGCCGCACCTACATGCTGAACGAGACGATCTGCGGCGTGAACTTCAGCTGGGCCGCCGCCACGCCGCACATGGAGGGTACGCTACTACTGCTCCTTTCTGGCGCCTATATCGGCTTCCTGCCCGATCACTACGCCGACGAATGGGTCCGCACCGGCCGCCTGCGGATGCTCGCGCCGGAGCGAATGGCCTTCGAGGATATGTTCCACATCGCCTATCCGCGCAACAAGCCCTCTCGGGCCGCCGAAACACTTGCGCTGGCCATTACCAAAAGCGCGCGAAAGCCGCATTGA